A single Gammaproteobacteria bacterium DNA region contains:
- the lpxC gene encoding UDP-3-O-acyl-N-acetylglucosamine deacetylase — MIRQRTLKNVIRATGIGLHTGEKVYLTLRPAAVDSGIIFRRVDLDVPVEIAATPDNVGDTRLSTTLIQDGVRVSTVEHLLSAMAGLGIDNAYIDVSAPEVPIMDGSAGPFVFLIQSAGIEEQNAPKRFIRIKKSIVVEDGDKWARFDPFEGFKVSFKIDFEHPVFQAQAQTTTVDFSSTSFVKEVSRARTFGFMRDIEQLRANNLALGGSLENAIVMDDYRVLNEDGLRYQDEFVKHKVLDAIGDLYLLGCSLIGEFSGYKSGHALNNRLLRTMLATEDAWEAATFDDPERAPISYIHPLMAN, encoded by the coding sequence ATGATTAGACAACGAACCTTAAAGAATGTGATTCGCGCGACCGGCATCGGTCTGCACACGGGCGAAAAGGTGTATCTGACCTTGCGCCCGGCTGCCGTGGATAGCGGTATCATTTTTCGCCGGGTTGACCTGGATGTGCCGGTAGAAATCGCCGCAACGCCGGACAATGTCGGTGATACGCGGCTGTCTACCACCCTGATTCAGGATGGCGTCAGGGTTTCCACGGTGGAGCATTTGTTGTCCGCGATGGCCGGTCTGGGTATTGATAATGCCTATATTGATGTGAGCGCACCCGAAGTGCCGATTATGGACGGTAGCGCCGGCCCCTTTGTATTTCTGATCCAGTCCGCCGGTATTGAGGAGCAGAATGCGCCCAAGCGCTTCATCCGCATCAAAAAATCGATCGTGGTGGAAGATGGCGATAAGTGGGCCCGTTTTGACCCCTTTGAAGGATTCAAGGTCTCTTTCAAGATCGATTTTGAACATCCGGTGTTTCAGGCACAGGCTCAGACCACCACCGTGGATTTTTCCAGCACCTCTTTTGTGAAAGAGGTGAGCCGTGCCCGTACCTTTGGTTTTATGCGGGATATCGAACAGTTGCGTGCGAATAACCTGGCGCTGGGCGGCAGCCTGGAAAATGCCATCGTGATGGATGACTATCGCGTACTGAATGAAGATGGTCTGCGTTATCAGGATGAGTTCGTGAAGCATAAAGTGCTAGATGCTATCGGCGACCTGTACCTGCTGGGCTGCAGCCTGATTGGCGAATTCAGCGGCTACAAATCGGGCCATGCGTTAAATAACCGCCTGCTGCGGACCATGCTTGCCACAGAGGATGCCTGGGAGGCCGCGACTTTCGATGACCCTGAACGTGCGCCCATTTCCTATATCCATCCCTTGATGGCGAATTAA
- the ftsZ gene encoding cell division protein FtsZ: MFELMETNIAGAIIKVIGVGGGGGNAVEHMVSQNIEGVDFICTNTDAQALKNSSARTVLQMGNNVTKGLGAGANPDMGRQAALEDRERIVELISGADMVFITAGMGGGTGTGGAPVVAQIAKELGVLTVAVVTKPFPFEGKKRMAIAEQGIKELSEYVDSLITIPNEKLMDVLGKDVSLLDAFKAANDVLLGAVQGIADLITRPGLINVDFADVRTVMSEMGMAMMGTGFAVGENRARIAAESAVASPLLESIDLAGARGILVNVTAGMDMTIGEFDEVGNTIKGFASDNATVVVGTVIDPEMTEGLRVTVVATGLGQKLPVSMEKPMTLITPAGPNGEVDYGQLDRPTVIRNKVAGERYATGTDGSLDYLDIPAFLRRQAD, from the coding sequence TGGTGTCGCAAAATATCGAGGGTGTTGACTTTATATGCACCAACACCGATGCGCAGGCGCTGAAGAATTCTTCGGCACGCACCGTGTTGCAGATGGGTAATAATGTCACCAAGGGGCTGGGTGCGGGCGCGAATCCGGACATGGGCCGACAGGCGGCGCTGGAAGATCGGGAACGCATCGTAGAGCTGATATCGGGCGCCGACATGGTGTTCATCACTGCCGGTATGGGCGGCGGTACCGGTACCGGTGGTGCGCCAGTGGTGGCGCAGATTGCCAAAGAGCTGGGTGTGTTGACCGTGGCCGTGGTGACCAAGCCGTTTCCCTTCGAAGGTAAAAAGCGCATGGCGATCGCGGAGCAGGGCATCAAGGAGTTGTCCGAGTATGTGGATTCACTGATCACCATCCCCAACGAAAAGCTGATGGATGTGCTGGGCAAGGATGTCTCCCTGCTGGATGCCTTCAAGGCGGCCAATGATGTGTTGCTCGGTGCGGTGCAGGGGATCGCGGATCTGATCACCCGCCCCGGTCTGATCAATGTCGACTTTGCGGACGTGCGTACGGTGATGTCTGAAATGGGTATGGCAATGATGGGCACCGGTTTCGCGGTGGGTGAGAATCGGGCGCGTATCGCTGCTGAATCTGCAGTGGCGAGTCCGTTGCTGGAAAGTATCGACCTGGCCGGTGCGCGAGGCATCCTGGTGAACGTCACGGCAGGCATGGATATGACCATTGGTGAATTCGATGAGGTGGGTAACACCATCAAGGGTTTTGCCTCGGATAACGCCACGGTAGTGGTGGGTACGGTCATCGACCCGGAGATGACGGAAGGCCTGCGGGTGACGGTCGTGGCCACGGGTCTGGGCCAGAAGTTGCCAGTTTCGATGGAAAAGCCGATGACCCTGATCACCCCGGCGGGCCCGAATGGCGAAGTGGACTATGGTCAGCTGGATCGTCCCACGGTGATCCGCAATAAAGTGGCTGGCGAGCGTTATGCCACGGGCACGGATGGTAGCCTCGATTACCTGGATATCCCGGCATTCCTGCGTCGTCAGGCCGACTAG
- a CDS encoding DUF721 domain-containing protein encodes MPPKSVAKFLSTKNSGLHTLLERAQHLQRLTAMLRNIVRNGISPELSEHVRFANHRDDTAVISTDTPAWLTQLRYQAPVILQHLKQQPGLQGLRKIQFKIEPPAQTPIIQPARRALLSRYSAEVLKSAANDTEDTALSEALQRLSQQKYDDTE; translated from the coding sequence ATGCCACCCAAGTCTGTTGCCAAATTTCTATCCACCAAAAACAGCGGCCTACACACGCTGCTTGAACGTGCCCAACACCTGCAGCGGCTCACCGCTATGCTGCGAAACATCGTGCGTAACGGGATCAGCCCCGAGCTTTCCGAACATGTCCGCTTCGCTAATCATCGCGATGACACGGCCGTCATCAGCACGGATACGCCGGCGTGGTTGACCCAATTACGTTACCAGGCACCGGTCATACTCCAGCACCTCAAACAACAACCCGGCTTGCAGGGACTGCGCAAAATACAGTTCAAGATTGAACCCCCTGCACAGACCCCCATTATCCAGCCCGCCCGCCGCGCCTTGCTCTCACGTTACAGCGCCGAGGTATTAAAGAGCGCAGCAAATGACACCGAAGACACCGCACTGTCCGAGGCCTTGCAGCGCCTCTCACAACAAAAATACGACGACACTGAATAG